In Vigna angularis cultivar LongXiaoDou No.4 chromosome 8, ASM1680809v1, whole genome shotgun sequence, one DNA window encodes the following:
- the LOC108344851 gene encoding carboxylesterase 1 → MSHQQQQSIDPYRHLDLVLNPNGTLTRSRHLPITPPNSDPTLPLLTKDITINPQNNTWLRLFLPQTALSSNAEHQKLPLIIFFHGSGFVVASAANTMFHHFCSAMSAAVSAVVASVEYRLAPEHRLPAAYDDAVEALEFVRNSQEEWLTKHADLGNCYIMGNSAGATIAYFAGLRVADTVRDLEPLKIQGLILRQVFFGGVQRCGSEVRLENDGVLPLSVADLLWELALPVGVDRDHEYANPRAEKWVGKLGRVRDLGWRVLVSGNGGDPLIDREKELVEMLKEKGVEVESDFEEEGCHGVEYGDESKATKFIQVVKHFVSSSDV, encoded by the coding sequence ATGTCTCATCAACAGCAGCAATCCATTGATCCCTATCGCCACCTCGATCTCGTTCTAAACCCTAACGGCACCCTCACTCGTTCACGTCACCTTCCAATCACACCACCAAATTCCGACCCCACTCTCCCACTTCTCACCAAAGACATAACCATCAACCCACAAAACAACACCTGGCTACGTTTATTCTTGCCCCAAACGGCACTATCCTCAAACGCAGAACACCAGAAGCTGCCTCTCATTATTTTCTTCCACGGAAGCGGTTTCGTCGTGGCCAGCGCCGCCAACACCATGTTCCACCACTTCTGCTCCGCCATGTCCGCAGCCGTCTCCGCCGTCGTCGCCTCCGTGGAGTATCGCCTCGCCCCGGAGCACCGTCTCCCGGCGGCTTACGACGACGCAGTGGAAGCCTTGGAGTTTGTCAGAAACAGCCAGGAAGAGTGGCTGACGAAACACGCCGACTTAGGTAACTGCTATATCATGGGGAACAGTGCGGGAGCAACAATCGCCTACTTCGCGGGCCTACGTGTGGCCGACACGGTGCGTGATCTTGAGCCGTTGAAGATCCAAGGGCTCATATTGCGGCAGGTGTTTTTTGGTGGGGTTCAGAGGTGTGGGTCCGAGGTGAGGTTAGAGAACGACGGGGTTTTGCCGTTGAGCGTAGCAGATTTGCTTTGGGAGTTGGCGTTGCCCGTTGGCGTTGACCGTGATCACGAGTATGCGAATCCGAGGGCTGAGAAGTGGGTTGGGAAATTGGGGAGAGTGAGGGATCTAGGGTGGAGGGTGTTGGTGAGTGGGAACGGTGGGGATCCGTTGATTGATCGTGAAAAAGAGTTGGTGGAGATGTTGAAAGAGAAGGGTGTGGAAGTAGAGAGTGATTTTGAGGAAGAAGGGTGTCATGGGGTTGAATATGGTGATGAATCAAAGGCTACAAAATTCATTCAAGTAGTGAAACATTTCGTTTCCTCGAGTGATGTTTAG